ttttataaacttatTATATTAACGGCcaactaaaattattacatgtaTATTATGGTGTCACTTAACTTTTTACATGAACAAATTTATACGTAGTTAACAACAAAAATGACAACAATGACtaatttaaattcttttaaagaatgaatttaattaaaagaatatttaaaaaataaatgaactAATTTGATCATTTGGCcgttaaaattttgttttcaaagaCTAACGTGTCCCGTATGAGTATCGTCGTTTTAACCTTAAAATCCTCAATTCAGTTTAATAATTATCTTCAGACTCAAGAGATAGTAATATATAGAATTACGCTAATatcttcaatttttattttcttttttcgaaaaataaaagataaattactCTCCATAATGATCCAATATTATTATTGCAACGGGGCAAATTTGAGAATTCAGTCTTCATTTTTGGGACTACAAATCAATGCCTTGAAGTCGCACTTGGGCGAGATAGCCCGAAGGAGCAACCTCGCCGTGAGTTCCTGTTTCACCACCGCGCCATCTTTCTCCACCAAAACCGCTGCCACTATCCTCTCGTAATCGCCGCCTCCACCCGCCACGTAAGCCACAATAGCAGCCTGAAGCGGCCCCAGGCTCGGATTATACGCCGCTGACTCAATATACGATCCTCTATACACCTTCCCCTCGCAATCCATAACTGCCGCGCCCGAAGGTGACGCGCTGTACGGCGCGTGAGATGCATTCGCGGCTTCTAAAGCCGCGAACACAAGTTTCAGTTCGAAATCATTTGAGTTGAATTTGTTTGGCAGCGACAAGCCATGGTTGTGAGGCTCCAAGAGTAATGGAACGGAATCAGGGAGAAGATCGCGGGGACCGAAGCGGTGGTTGAGAAATTGGGAGAGAGGGGAGAAGTTTGGGTTTCTTTGGTTTGTGATTACGATTTTGAGGTCGGTGGCGTTTGGAAGCTCCTGGAGGAACTGGCGGCAGTGTCCGCACGGCGCGGCGGAGACGGCGAATGAGACCAGGGAGGGCTCCGAGTTGAGGAGGAGGTTGGCGACGAGGAACTGCTCGGCGTGGATGGTGTGGTGGAAGGGGAGCCCAGGGAACTCGAGGTTGACGCCAATGAAGATGCGGCCGGATTTTCCGACTCCCACGGCGGCGACGGGGAATTTCGAGATCGGAGGACGGGCTAGGGATTGGGCTGTAGGGACGAGGGTTGGGAGGACCTCGTTGACGGAGGGGAGGCCGGAGGATTGGGCCAGGAGTTGGGCCTCCGTTGCCGGGATCACGAATCTAGGCTGGTCCATATTAagagtttttgtttttttgttttttaaatgcAACGAGAGGATTGTGGTTGTGAGTGAAGGAATGAATGAGGATTGAGAATGATTTTGTTTGTTCCAGAAAATGGGTGAGAGAATGGAGAGAGAGGAGTGGGGGAAGAAGCATTGTAGACGATGACGGCAACTTATAGTATAGAGTCAAGGTGTCTTTTGTCatttcctttttcctttttttatttttttatgggTTTCATAATCAATATACCTATGCATATGTTCTTAATACCATTAAaacacattttttatttataactaattatatattgtcaaataaataaaattaactattatttaaaatttatctaaCGATATGAAGGTTATTATCAAATGACTAAGGGTGTGTGGAAGAAGACGATGCCTCACATTGTTTTGAAGTTTCCTTTGTCATTCTCAAAAGAAAAACTAGGTATTCCTTTACCATTGTTTCTTCTTATTCGTGTAATCTTTATTAACAAAgctattaattaataattaacatataatatcattataatttaaTGACTTTTTGAAAATACTTAAAATCTATACAAAGTTAAGATGCAATCTAGTAATCTGGTAATAATACGAAGAGTTTATATGCTTATGTTTATATGATTTTTGAGCTATGAAGTGATTACAATTTACATCGATTACTTTTGTTTGATACAATACAAGATTATATAActgtgtaaattttttttactaattaattatatatatactgaGATATATGAAGACAAATATTTCTTAAATCTAATCCCGTCTTACACTATCAAAAATTTTCCTCTGCACCGAATTAAATATCCATAAATTTGGGTAGCATTGTCACCTCTACGACCTAACatcaataattgaaaaaatatcGCAAAGATCAAAGATGTGTTTGCAAGGGTGCCAATCACATTTTGCCACTAACTTTTGCATTGCATatgaattaattaatatttacttaTCCGACAAATATATTAGGTCACATCAAACTTATGCATGAGTAGTCTTAATCTTTGTCATTGCGATTGATAACGAGTATTCTAATGCCTTATTATTGTAGAGAGGGTACAAAATGTACAATAATTATGTTCCTAAGATGTTAATTGCATGGCTGCTGATGATATACAAATCACTCAAGTAGACACGAAAAGGAATTAATAAGAGGGGCCAGAGGaccaagaaaaactaaaagacAAAATCACAACTCATCCCTGCTGCTTGAAACGTCTCGTGATGGTAATTTATTTATCAATTCTAGAATAAAGAAAAATCACTTGTTTTTAGCTCTTTCTTGGGTTGGTGTTTCACTGTTTTGAGTTGCGTAACGGTATTAAAGAAGGAAAGGGTCTCATCAAACCCATAGATTACCATATGCTTGATGGGAACTAACGATgcgtttaaaatattttcatcaCACAATACGATTAAATTGTAATAATGATAATCTTTCATTCTCTAAGAAGAGAATGGTTCAAGCTAAGTGAGAgtaattattagttaaatttTACATTAATGGTCAGATTTAAAACATAAATGCatgcaatttttttaattaacataTAACGTTTTAATTAATATGATATAAAATGAGGAgactcaatatttttttaattcttctatataagtatataaccaCTTGGCTTACTTGATCTGTCTCTCTATGTAGATAGTAGTTTAATTTTAGGTGTTTGCTTCGGTATTACGATAAATTTAATGGTACcagtataataaaaatatagacaaattaaaatatgacaCGTGGATTATATTTTCTACgtcaataattatattttttttttaaatacatatcaTATCAATGATTTTACTAAATTATCCTTATactttaataagaataaaatttatattttatttaatttttataaaaagatttaaatattctttttgtATTGGACAAAAATAATCCtaattctttaatttaattaaaatttaattaaatctaattttataattttaaatttgaatcaatttaaaaattaaaactaaaatacaTTTCATTATTCATAtacactaaaaaattattttgt
The genomic region above belongs to Arachis stenosperma cultivar V10309 chromosome 5, arast.V10309.gnm1.PFL2, whole genome shotgun sequence and contains:
- the LOC130982720 gene encoding cytidine deaminase 1-like, whose product is MDQPRFVIPATEAQLLAQSSGLPSVNEVLPTLVPTAQSLARPPISKFPVAAVGVGKSGRIFIGVNLEFPGLPFHHTIHAEQFLVANLLLNSEPSLVSFAVSAAPCGHCRQFLQELPNATDLKIVITNQRNPNFSPLSQFLNHRFGPRDLLPDSVPLLLEPHNHGLSLPNKFNSNDFELKLVFAALEAANASHAPYSASPSGAAVMDCEGKVYRGSYIESAAYNPSLGPLQAAIVAYVAGGGGDYERIVAAVLVEKDGAVVKQELTARLLLRAISPKCDFKALICSPKNED